A window of the Homalodisca vitripennis isolate AUS2020 unplaced genomic scaffold, UT_GWSS_2.1 ScUCBcl_5992;HRSCAF=12994, whole genome shotgun sequence genome harbors these coding sequences:
- the LOC124373606 gene encoding barrier-to-autointegration factor-like: MSSTSQKHRNFVVEPMGDKAVTELAGVGEVLGKRLEHQGFDKAYVVLGQFLVLKKNKELFQDWMKDTCSANAKQSADCYQCLSDWCDEFL; encoded by the exons ATGTCGAGCACTTCACAGAAACATCGCAACTTCGTGGTGGAGCCAATGGGTGACAAGGCAGTCACTGAACTGGCTGGTGTTGGAGAAGTTTTGGGGAAAAGGCTTGAACATCAGGGATTCGACAAG GCATATGTTGTGCTTGGACAATTCCTGGTGTTGAAGAAGAATAAGGAGCTGTTCCAGGATTGGATGAAAGACACCTGCAGCGCCAACGCCAAGCAGTCAGCTGACTGTTATCAATGCCTCTCTGATTGGTGTGACGAATTCTTGTAG